One Methanohalophilus mahii DSM 5219 genomic window carries:
- a CDS encoding HIT family protein, with translation MECLFCRIINGKIPSHKVYEDEHAYAFLDIYPTSRGHTVVLPKEHITSFLEMDEERAAELFASVNRIAKQVIKATEATGTNIGINNGLVAGQTVPHVHVHIIPRYENDGGGSMHTIVDSNPDREELEHLAASIYSRF, from the coding sequence ATGGAATGTTTATTTTGCAGAATCATAAATGGAAAAATACCTTCACATAAAGTGTATGAAGACGAGCATGCCTATGCTTTTTTGGACATCTACCCCACATCCAGAGGACATACCGTCGTCCTGCCAAAGGAACACATAACAAGTTTCCTGGAAATGGACGAAGAAAGGGCAGCAGAATTATTTGCTTCTGTCAACAGGATAGCCAAGCAGGTGATCAAAGCTACAGAAGCCACCGGTACCAACATCGGGATCAATAACGGGCTTGTTGCCGGACAGACTGTACCACACGTACATGTGCATATAATACCCCGTTATGAAAACGATGGTGGAGGGTCAATGCATACCATTGTGGATTCCAACCCTGACAGGGAGGAACTCGAACATCTCGCAGCCAGTATATATTCCAGATTCTGA
- a CDS encoding ArsR/SmtB family transcription factor has protein sequence MDDLPCERVDKNQIKKLTIPPPETITRMSAIFQALQSPARLNILFLLKERDMCVCELSEALEASQSAISHNMRTLRQLDLVRVRKEGRFAVYYIADEHVRLLIEMCRQHIIEEYR, from the coding sequence ATGGATGATTTGCCTTGCGAACGTGTGGATAAGAACCAGATAAAAAAACTCACAATCCCCCCACCTGAAACAATTACCCGCATGTCTGCCATATTTCAGGCATTGCAATCACCTGCACGCCTGAATATCCTGTTCTTACTCAAAGAAAGGGATATGTGTGTATGTGAACTCAGTGAAGCACTTGAAGCCTCACAGTCTGCAATATCCCATAATATGCGGACACTACGCCAGCTAGATCTTGTGAGGGTCAGGAAAGAGGGGCGTTTTGCGGTCTACTACATTGCAGATGAGCATGTCAGGCTGCTGATCGAAATGTGCAGACAGCATATTATAGAGGAATACCGATGA
- a CDS encoding FeoA family protein, giving the protein MNNKTLNLLDAGQNARVIQVKGKGPSRRRLLEMGMVPGVILSVTKKAPMGDPVDFKLKGYNLSLRKQEAQMVVVEALGGIK; this is encoded by the coding sequence ATGAACAATAAAACATTGAACTTGCTGGATGCGGGCCAGAATGCCCGTGTAATTCAGGTCAAAGGCAAAGGCCCTTCCAGGCGGCGCCTACTTGAAATGGGGATGGTGCCGGGAGTTATCCTTAGCGTAACCAAGAAAGCCCCAATGGGTGACCCGGTGGATTTCAAATTGAAAGGCTACAATCTTTCCCTGCGCAAGCAGGAAGCCCAGATGGTTGTTGTTGAGGCGTTGGGAGGAATAAAATGA
- a CDS encoding flavodoxin family protein has protein sequence MKVVAFNGSPREDGNTAKLVKNVFSELERQGIETEMIQLGGIPVMGCTACMKCFENRDRRCVISSDLINECIGKMIEADGIIIASPTYFADLTTETKALIDRAGFVGKANDELFKHKVAAAVVAVRRAGALHAFDSINHFFLISQMIIPGSSYWNIGMGAAPGDVESDKEGLQTMQNLGQNMAWLMKKING, from the coding sequence ATGAAGGTTGTAGCATTCAATGGGAGTCCCAGGGAAGACGGGAACACTGCAAAGCTCGTCAAAAACGTATTTTCAGAACTTGAAAGGCAAGGAATTGAGACCGAAATGATTCAGCTGGGAGGTATCCCTGTCATGGGATGTACTGCCTGCATGAAGTGTTTTGAGAACAGGGACCGTCGATGTGTCATATCCAGTGACCTGATCAATGAATGTATCGGGAAGATGATCGAGGCCGACGGGATCATTATTGCAAGTCCTACATACTTTGCCGATCTGACTACGGAAACAAAGGCTCTGATTGACAGGGCGGGGTTTGTGGGCAAAGCAAACGATGAACTTTTCAAACATAAGGTCGCAGCAGCGGTTGTAGCTGTCAGGAGAGCAGGCGCACTCCATGCATTTGATTCCATCAACCACTTTTTCCTGATCTCCCAGATGATAATACCGGGTTCAAGCTACTGGAATATAGGAATGGGAGCTGCACCCGGGGATGTAGAATCTGATAAAGAAGGATTGCAGACGATGCAAAACCTCGGGCAGAACATGGCCTGGCTTATGAAAAAGATCAATGGCTGA
- a CDS encoding S1C family serine protease, whose product MMQFSTSLLEEERGSTLPLIAILFLLIGFVLGISLTTVLYDDGSLEITQINDPESGVTGIININGTAGETYEELYKLVFDSVVSIRTEGEIDGDQFRSGGSGFLYDAEGHIITNQHVVESADSVEVYFSNGVAMDAEITGTDVYSDIAVLKVDEVPCDENCQPYPLPMANSSRINPAQMVMAIGTPFGLEGSVTHGIVSATGRTMPTTNGFSIPNVIQTDAPLNPGNSGGPLIDLSGEVIGVNRARSGDNLGFAIPSNKARMVADAIIEKGEYEHSWIGIQMLPVSPKAADFMDLNDEAARGVMVVAVVEDGPAEDAGLKSAEEVRINDKIIFINGDIIVGVDGVEVFNSDQIIAHISEKQPGDKIELEYYRNGEKLTTQLELGVRP is encoded by the coding sequence ATGATGCAATTTTCAACTTCATTGCTTGAGGAGGAAAGGGGCAGTACATTACCCCTGATAGCAATATTGTTCCTCCTGATTGGTTTTGTTCTCGGGATCAGCCTGACAACCGTGCTTTATGACGATGGAAGTCTGGAAATCACACAAATTAATGATCCTGAAAGTGGTGTTACCGGCATAATCAATATCAATGGCACCGCTGGTGAGACCTATGAGGAACTTTACAAACTTGTTTTTGATTCGGTTGTCTCCATAAGGACTGAAGGTGAAATCGACGGAGACCAATTCAGAAGTGGCGGATCGGGGTTTCTTTATGATGCAGAGGGACATATCATAACGAACCAGCATGTCGTGGAAAGTGCTGATTCCGTAGAAGTATATTTCAGCAACGGGGTTGCAATGGATGCTGAGATCACGGGCACTGATGTATATTCTGATATTGCTGTATTAAAGGTCGATGAAGTTCCCTGCGATGAAAACTGCCAGCCCTATCCCCTGCCAATGGCCAACTCATCCAGGATAAATCCTGCCCAGATGGTGATGGCAATCGGTACACCTTTCGGACTTGAGGGAAGTGTAACACATGGAATCGTCAGTGCCACGGGCAGGACAATGCCCACAACGAACGGATTTTCCATCCCCAATGTGATACAGACCGATGCGCCGTTAAACCCAGGGAATTCAGGAGGCCCGCTAATTGATCTTTCGGGTGAGGTGATCGGGGTCAACCGTGCACGTAGCGGGGATAATCTGGGTTTTGCCATTCCTTCAAACAAAGCCCGGATGGTTGCCGATGCCATAATTGAGAAGGGGGAATATGAGCATTCCTGGATAGGTATACAGATGTTACCTGTAAGCCCCAAGGCAGCCGATTTCATGGACCTTAATGATGAGGCGGCCAGAGGAGTAATGGTCGTGGCTGTTGTGGAAGACGGACCTGCCGAGGATGCCGGGCTGAAAAGTGCCGAAGAAGTAAGGATCAATGATAAAATAATATTCATCAACGGGGATATCATTGTAGGAGTAGACGGGGTTGAAGTCTTCAACAGTGACCAGATCATAGCACATATAAGTGAAAAACAGCCCGGGGACAAGATCGAACTTGAGTATTACAGGAACGGGGAAAAACTGACAACACAACTTGAACTTGGTGTGCGCCCTTAA